From Pseudomonas sp. B21-028, one genomic window encodes:
- a CDS encoding OmpW family protein, with product MTGINKNNITAALLFFVLSCSKAHAEINEPMNTVKLGIADIHFHTRTSDLEGPPGTTPPGITASINNTQTLALVYERQLSGPWSIVLQGGVPPTLKVDATGTAKALGRIATAKAWFPAVILKYSFQEVYGFRPYLGAGVNYTFFTDKHMTDAYTNGFGGTSSSVKLSNSWGGVMKLGAEYALDDNWAIDVGYSHYWIKTKATIATETPGIGRIERTIQAESNPDAFGLLIGYKF from the coding sequence ATGACCGGTATAAATAAAAATAACATTACCGCGGCCTTGCTCTTTTTTGTGCTTTCCTGCTCGAAAGCCCATGCAGAAATCAACGAACCAATGAATACAGTAAAGCTAGGGATCGCTGACATCCACTTTCATACCCGCACAAGTGATTTAGAAGGACCACCCGGCACGACGCCACCAGGAATTACAGCGAGCATCAACAACACTCAAACCCTGGCATTAGTATACGAACGCCAACTATCCGGACCGTGGTCTATTGTCTTGCAAGGGGGCGTACCTCCAACCTTGAAAGTTGATGCGACTGGAACGGCAAAGGCACTGGGTAGAATTGCTACCGCTAAAGCTTGGTTTCCAGCTGTGATTTTGAAATACAGTTTTCAAGAGGTATATGGATTTCGTCCTTACCTAGGAGCCGGCGTAAACTATACCTTCTTTACCGATAAACACATGACCGATGCCTACACAAACGGCTTCGGCGGCACATCCAGCTCAGTCAAGCTCAGTAATAGCTGGGGTGGCGTGATGAAATTGGGCGCGGAGTATGCGCTCGATGACAACTGGGCAATTGATGTCGGCTATTCTCACTACTGGATAAAAACGAAAGCCACCATCGCTACTGAAACACCGGGCATTGGTCGAATTGAAAGAACTATTCAAGCCGAGAGTAATCCTGATGCATTTGGTTTGCTGATCGGATACAAGTTTTAG
- a CDS encoding TonB-dependent siderophore receptor: MPSQSVVLPSTRYALRSVRLCVCVSGFWLLSRVVCAEDLTNLPFEQLLETEVVGASQLSQQLTDAPSAVSVVTAEDIRRFGYRTLAEILNNMRGLNISFDGIYYFPGGRGYGMPGEYAGRVMLRIDGLPVADNIFNQIYLGEDGVLDTEMIERVEYAPGPGAALYGNNAFLGVINVVTKRGRDLNGGQLAMTTGSNQDRKVRASWGERLDNGGEWLVSASASQADLPDIHYGDDVLGDELNGQRLFIKGSQGVWSFEGAFAERNQRELTSLFDSRSDFSDRNSFWTLGNDTDHGSYRSSIRLSHGSYLYRNAFREAVEGQRDFTEDTRVDGQWWNLEGTVSSVAFTGHRLVLGSEYRNDYRQDQETRRYFPSSDEYEDSLDQGSAQTFSLFAQDEVALADDLSLNLGLRVDRRSSKDTAVHGAPRIALIYTGLADTTLSLSHGSAIRFASRNEVTAQDVPSVESERVTTTEFVADYRPGDFRVLGSLYRYRITDPIRRFSDPTLEWIDTLGAELEAQWQWRRVQLRASHTLQRTQDNLDRPLVNSPRHLSKLQASVPLAGEHLRASLAARYVGKRLTTPQESASGYGIADLTLTSEAVLPGITVTAAVRNLFDRRYRDASLFEGQVERGERTLWLGLEYAFQ, translated from the coding sequence ATGCCATCCCAGTCCGTTGTCCTGCCATCAACCCGATACGCTTTGCGAAGCGTCCGTCTGTGCGTTTGTGTTTCCGGGTTCTGGCTGCTGTCACGCGTGGTTTGCGCCGAGGATCTGACCAATCTCCCTTTCGAACAATTGCTGGAAACCGAGGTCGTCGGGGCGTCGCAACTCTCTCAGCAACTGACCGACGCGCCATCTGCCGTTTCGGTGGTCACGGCCGAGGATATACGTCGCTTTGGTTACCGGACGCTCGCCGAAATCCTGAACAACATGCGGGGCTTGAACATAAGCTTCGACGGGATTTATTACTTCCCGGGTGGGCGTGGTTACGGGATGCCTGGCGAATACGCCGGACGCGTCATGCTCCGTATCGACGGCCTACCGGTCGCCGACAATATCTTCAACCAGATATATCTCGGTGAGGATGGCGTGCTCGACACTGAAATGATCGAGCGGGTCGAGTACGCACCTGGGCCCGGAGCCGCGCTGTACGGCAATAATGCATTTCTCGGCGTGATCAACGTTGTGACCAAGCGAGGCCGCGATTTGAACGGCGGCCAGTTGGCCATGACGACCGGCTCCAACCAGGATCGTAAAGTACGCGCCAGTTGGGGCGAGCGTCTGGACAACGGTGGCGAATGGCTGGTCTCGGCTTCGGCGTCCCAGGCAGATCTGCCTGATATCCATTACGGCGATGACGTCCTGGGCGATGAATTGAATGGACAACGACTGTTCATCAAGGGATCGCAGGGTGTATGGAGCTTTGAAGGTGCGTTCGCAGAGCGCAATCAGCGAGAGTTGACGAGCCTCTTCGATTCCAGATCGGACTTCTCCGATCGGAACTCTTTCTGGACGCTGGGCAACGATACCGACCACGGTAGCTATCGCTCCTCCATCCGTCTCTCCCATGGTAGCTATCTGTACCGAAACGCCTTTCGTGAAGCCGTCGAAGGCCAGCGTGATTTCACTGAGGACACCCGAGTCGACGGGCAATGGTGGAATCTGGAGGGCACCGTCAGCAGCGTAGCCTTCACCGGCCATCGTTTGGTGCTGGGTAGCGAATACCGCAATGATTATCGGCAGGATCAAGAAACTCGGCGGTATTTTCCCAGTAGCGACGAATATGAAGACAGCCTGGATCAGGGTTCAGCGCAGACCTTCAGCCTTTTTGCTCAAGATGAGGTCGCGCTTGCGGATGATCTGAGTTTGAACCTGGGGCTGCGTGTCGACCGGCGTAGCAGCAAGGACACGGCGGTGCATGGCGCCCCCCGTATCGCCCTGATTTATACCGGTCTGGCAGACACCACCCTGTCTCTTTCCCATGGCAGTGCGATCCGATTCGCAAGTCGCAACGAAGTGACCGCTCAGGACGTTCCCTCCGTCGAGTCGGAACGTGTCACCACCACCGAGTTCGTTGCCGATTATCGCCCCGGAGATTTCCGTGTGCTGGGTAGCCTCTATCGCTACCGCATTACAGACCCCATCCGACGCTTTTCTGACCCGACACTGGAATGGATCGACACCCTTGGAGCGGAGCTCGAAGCGCAATGGCAATGGCGGCGTGTTCAACTACGGGCAAGCCATACCCTGCAGCGCACTCAGGACAATCTCGACCGCCCTCTGGTCAATTCGCCGCGTCACTTGAGCAAGCTGCAGGCATCGGTTCCCCTGGCCGGAGAACATCTGCGGGCGAGCCTCGCCGCCCGCTATGTGGGCAAGCGACTGACAACACCGCAAGAGAGCGCGTCTGGCTATGGGATCGCCGACCTTACCCTTACGAGCGAGGCGGTGCTGCCAGGTATCACTGTCACCGCCGCGGTGCGTAATCTCTTCGACCGCCGCTACCGGGACGCGTCGCTCTTCGAGGGACAGGTCGAGCGCGGCGAGCGCACCCTGTGGTTGGGTCTGGAGTATGCGTTCCAATGA
- a CDS encoding YfiR family protein, with product MRAIGLLLLVLAAWYVPIQPLLADTAVDERAMKVAYIYNFTLFAHWPSLSDVDFQLCILGNTPLVEELSRLKGKPAQNGLPIAIRWIMPNASFAGCQVLYIDEHNRRTLDALLQQLATAPVLTITDATGFSDRGIMIEMRRQGSRIVFDVNVAAARRVNLDFSSSFLKLASFVADRS from the coding sequence ATGAGGGCTATCGGTCTACTCCTGCTGGTCCTCGCCGCCTGGTATGTGCCTATCCAGCCGTTATTGGCCGACACAGCGGTGGATGAGCGCGCGATGAAGGTTGCTTATATCTATAACTTCACGCTCTTCGCACATTGGCCTTCGTTGTCTGATGTTGACTTCCAACTCTGCATACTCGGCAATACACCTCTGGTTGAGGAACTCTCTCGGCTCAAGGGCAAGCCTGCCCAAAATGGTCTACCGATCGCCATACGGTGGATTATGCCCAACGCTTCGTTCGCGGGCTGTCAGGTGCTCTATATCGATGAACACAACCGCCGGACTCTCGACGCCTTGCTTCAGCAGCTTGCCACCGCGCCGGTCCTGACTATCACGGACGCGACCGGTTTTTCCGACCGGGGCATCATGATCGAAATGCGCAGGCAGGGTTCGCGTATCGTTTTCGATGTGAACGTGGCGGCAGCGCGACGCGTGAACCTGGACTTCAGTTCCAGCTTCCTCAAACTCGCCAGTTTCGTGGCTGACAGGTCCTGA
- a CDS encoding SDR family oxidoreductase, giving the protein MNNKPTVFITGAANGIGAQTALMFSKQGYRVAATDANEQDLEKLKKTLGSEHFYRQLDVTRPDDFELILKEFAAENRGVIDILINNAGIAFIDNFENISLDKHLTLTDVNVKGVLIGAFHALQYLAKSSQPTMISLCSLSSEYGVPSEVSYSASKFWVKGFTEAMNIEWDRHGIYVCDVMPNFVATPMMRDLDGKIVKSIGIRLNANDVSATIWKAVQNRKRIHWEVDTWRPRLLRALNKLLPKTLRRSAMKHLSGY; this is encoded by the coding sequence ATGAACAACAAACCCACTGTCTTCATCACGGGCGCAGCCAACGGTATCGGCGCACAAACTGCATTGATGTTTTCCAAGCAGGGGTATCGCGTTGCCGCCACCGACGCAAACGAACAAGACCTGGAAAAATTAAAAAAAACGTTAGGCAGCGAGCATTTTTACCGTCAACTTGACGTTACCAGGCCGGATGACTTCGAGTTAATTCTGAAAGAGTTTGCCGCCGAAAACCGCGGCGTCATTGACATACTTATTAATAATGCAGGCATTGCTTTCATAGATAACTTTGAGAACATTTCACTTGATAAACATCTCACCTTAACCGACGTCAACGTCAAAGGGGTACTCATCGGCGCCTTCCATGCGCTTCAATATTTAGCGAAAAGCTCACAACCCACGATGATCAGCCTATGTTCTCTTAGTTCAGAATATGGAGTGCCCAGTGAGGTCTCGTATTCGGCCAGCAAGTTTTGGGTGAAGGGTTTTACTGAAGCGATGAACATCGAATGGGATCGCCACGGGATTTACGTGTGCGATGTAATGCCCAATTTTGTTGCAACACCCATGATGCGAGACTTAGACGGAAAAATTGTAAAGTCCATTGGGATCAGACTTAACGCAAATGATGTAAGCGCCACCATCTGGAAAGCCGTACAGAACCGCAAACGTATTCACTGGGAGGTCGATACTTGGCGCCCTCGGCTACTTCGCGCACTGAACAAACTGCTGCCCAAAACTCTTCGCAGATCTGCGATGAAGCACCTAAGCGGCTACTGA
- a CDS encoding sensor domain-containing diguanylate cyclase, whose amino-acid sequence MHTLPFKDRPLRDKLTHTGFLLTATAMAFLLLTLLAYQLVVQRHALAEGVRVHAMVIGSNGSAAIMFRNAREAQETLDSLKHIPDITWAAFLLPDGQALATYQRGTLEAGVNQAASEHIGWTSLLVRQPIVLHGQHIGCVAVRASLASLYRRLALQSVFGGLAAVLTLCLSLVLSRRMASSIVKPLLSLVQLTEQVTAKRDFSLRATMYGSDEAGRLARSFNDLMAQLEWHDARTSAELQQRRLAEQQLNKLAYYDPVTGLHNRHYFKEKLETAVTEVLRYGTSCAVLFIDLDDFKIVNDTLGHEAGDKLLTLVAERLRDTLRSNDVVCRIGGDEFAVILESRVNATQATQVAANIVGALSSPFDIEDHRINIGASLGISLCPDHASDTSNLLRNADMAMYHAKGCGKNNFYLYAPEMESSSVSR is encoded by the coding sequence ATGCATACTTTGCCCTTCAAGGATCGGCCTCTACGTGACAAGCTCACCCACACCGGATTTTTATTGACTGCTACGGCCATGGCTTTCCTGCTGTTGACCCTGCTGGCCTACCAACTGGTCGTGCAACGCCACGCATTGGCAGAAGGCGTCAGAGTCCATGCGATGGTGATCGGCAGCAATGGTTCCGCGGCGATCATGTTTCGCAACGCACGGGAAGCGCAAGAAACGCTCGATTCTCTTAAACATATCCCGGACATTACCTGGGCTGCGTTCCTATTGCCTGATGGACAGGCGCTAGCCACCTATCAGCGAGGGACCTTGGAGGCAGGTGTGAATCAGGCGGCGAGCGAACATATCGGTTGGACCTCATTACTCGTGCGCCAGCCGATTGTGCTCCACGGCCAGCACATCGGCTGTGTCGCAGTGCGGGCGAGCCTGGCCTCGCTGTACCGTCGCCTCGCATTGCAGTCTGTCTTCGGAGGGCTCGCGGCCGTCCTGACACTATGCTTGTCCCTCGTACTCTCGCGTCGAATGGCCTCCAGCATCGTGAAACCGTTGTTGAGCCTGGTACAACTGACCGAGCAGGTAACCGCCAAGCGGGATTTCAGCCTGCGCGCGACCATGTACGGCAGCGACGAGGCTGGTCGTCTCGCCCGTAGCTTCAATGACTTGATGGCGCAGCTTGAGTGGCACGACGCGCGAACCAGCGCCGAACTGCAACAGCGCCGGTTGGCTGAGCAGCAACTCAACAAATTAGCCTACTACGATCCTGTCACCGGCCTGCATAACCGGCACTACTTCAAGGAGAAGCTCGAAACCGCGGTGACCGAGGTGTTGCGCTATGGCACGTCCTGCGCGGTGCTTTTCATCGACCTGGACGATTTCAAAATTGTTAACGACACACTCGGCCACGAGGCTGGGGATAAATTATTGACCCTCGTCGCCGAACGATTGCGCGATACGTTACGCAGCAACGATGTGGTGTGCCGGATTGGCGGTGATGAGTTTGCGGTGATCCTGGAAAGTCGGGTCAATGCTACTCAGGCCACCCAGGTCGCGGCGAACATCGTCGGCGCGCTGTCCAGTCCTTTTGACATTGAGGATCATCGGATAAACATCGGCGCAAGCCTTGGCATCAGCCTGTGCCCCGATCATGCCTCAGACACCAGCAACCTCCTGCGCAATGCGGACATGGCGATGTATCACGCCAAAGGTTGCGGCAAGAACAATTTTTATTTGTACGCGCCGGAAATGGAAAGCAGCTCGGTCAGCCGCTGA
- a CDS encoding methyl-accepting chemotaxis protein, with amino-acid sequence MMNLNVSTRLGFGFAFILVLSTALTWLATSQVTYIKNTLSGINDVNNVKARYAINFRGSVHDRAIVLRDTLLIADNTQIPPELAKIKKLSEDYAASAEKLDRMFASRDDITSEERGALAKIKAIEAKTLPLIGRVIELRLNDQAPQALELLLTQARPAFVEWLYLINQLIDLEEGMSKQAASQAYAVASEFSLVMWGATIALIILGSGVAWVLARSFLKPLTRALAMAESVAVGNLTSTQEVDGTDEPARLLKALERMQQSLRNTINSIYVSADHLSHTSEDMKTLSEQSSVGLNRQNQEIEQAASAVTQMTAAVEEVARNALLASQASGVASSSSKQGREMVVATVSAIQQMIEEVQKTSTQVGELARKSQDIGRVLEVIRSIAEQTNLLALNAAIEAARAGDAGRGFAVVADEVRGLAHRTQQSTLEIEDMVTGIRGDIDDSVQLMKGCTQKADGTLDVARSAGGALDEIAHAVEQILERNHTIASAMQQQAVVAREVDHNLLNIKDFSVGSREVAAKAFTTTNELNQVVNDLRETMKSFVL; translated from the coding sequence ATGATGAATTTGAATGTCAGCACCCGGTTAGGTTTTGGTTTTGCCTTTATTTTAGTGCTGTCGACCGCGCTAACATGGCTGGCAACCTCTCAAGTGACCTATATCAAAAATACCCTTTCCGGCATCAACGACGTTAATAACGTCAAAGCCCGTTATGCGATTAACTTCCGAGGTAGCGTGCATGACCGGGCGATTGTATTGCGCGATACATTGCTGATCGCAGACAACACGCAAATCCCGCCAGAGCTGGCGAAAATCAAAAAACTCTCGGAAGATTATGCCGCCTCGGCGGAAAAGCTGGATCGAATGTTTGCGAGCCGGGATGACATCACCTCTGAAGAGCGAGGTGCACTGGCCAAGATCAAGGCCATTGAGGCGAAAACTCTGCCACTGATCGGGCGCGTGATAGAACTGCGCCTGAATGATCAGGCGCCCCAGGCTCTGGAGCTGTTGCTGACCCAGGCTCGTCCGGCTTTCGTGGAATGGTTGTACCTGATCAACCAACTGATCGATCTGGAAGAGGGCATGAGCAAACAGGCTGCCAGTCAAGCTTACGCGGTGGCCAGTGAGTTCAGTCTTGTCATGTGGGGGGCAACCATCGCGCTCATTATCTTGGGAAGTGGTGTGGCTTGGGTATTGGCTCGCAGCTTCTTGAAACCGCTGACCCGTGCGCTGGCGATGGCTGAGTCGGTCGCGGTGGGTAACCTGACCTCGACACAGGAAGTTGACGGGACGGACGAGCCGGCGCGTTTGCTCAAGGCCTTGGAACGTATGCAGCAGAGCCTGCGTAACACGATCAACAGTATTTATGTGTCCGCCGACCATCTGTCACATACCTCCGAAGATATGAAAACCCTTTCCGAGCAGAGCTCGGTGGGCCTGAACCGGCAGAACCAGGAAATCGAGCAGGCTGCGAGCGCGGTGACGCAAATGACCGCAGCCGTGGAAGAAGTGGCCCGTAATGCACTCCTGGCCTCGCAGGCTTCAGGCGTCGCCAGCAGCTCTTCGAAACAAGGCCGGGAAATGGTGGTAGCGACCGTCAGCGCGATTCAGCAAATGATCGAAGAAGTTCAGAAGACCTCGACACAGGTCGGCGAACTCGCCCGAAAAAGCCAGGATATCGGAAGGGTGCTGGAAGTCATCCGCTCAATTGCCGAGCAGACCAATCTGCTGGCTTTGAACGCCGCCATCGAAGCGGCTCGCGCGGGTGATGCCGGTCGTGGATTTGCGGTGGTTGCCGACGAGGTGCGAGGCCTGGCTCATCGCACCCAGCAATCGACCTTGGAAATCGAAGACATGGTCACGGGTATCCGTGGCGATATTGATGACTCTGTGCAACTGATGAAGGGTTGCACGCAAAAAGCGGACGGTACACTCGATGTCGCGCGTTCAGCAGGCGGAGCCCTGGATGAAATTGCCCATGCCGTAGAGCAGATACTGGAACGCAATCACACCATTGCCAGCGCGATGCAGCAGCAAGCGGTGGTGGCTCGCGAGGTGGACCACAATCTACTGAATATCAAAGACTTTTCCGTCGGTTCCCGGGAGGTCGCAGCTAAGGCATTCACCACCACGAACGAACTCAACCAAGTAGTCAACGACTTACGTGAAACGATGAAAAGTTTCGTTCTCTAG
- a CDS encoding LysR family transcriptional regulator, with amino-acid sequence MITSEDLDFFNVLASSSSLAEAARKLNVTPPAITQRLQALEARAGVRLLDRTGRRSSLTEAGTLVAAHGRTVADTLEALSEALADRTGNVSGHLRVAAPHGFGRLHVAPVVQDFIRRHENVTVSLELSDHPGARQIETCDVVIHIGPPGPPGQVMITLASNRRILCASPEYLAQSGPIETPADLARQRCLVVRENDEDVTLWRFRAPGRSPATVRIHPVMWSNDGAVVRDWALAGMGIAIRSEWNVASDLQQGRLCTVLPEWQAPAADVVAMLGSRHGRSARTTAFLSLLQLSLNPVPWRQHR; translated from the coding sequence ATGATTACTTCTGAAGATCTGGACTTTTTCAATGTGCTGGCGAGCTCGAGCTCCCTGGCCGAAGCCGCACGTAAACTGAATGTCACACCGCCCGCCATCACCCAACGCCTGCAAGCACTTGAGGCGCGTGCGGGGGTTCGGCTGCTCGACCGCACGGGCCGGCGCTCCAGCCTGACCGAAGCCGGTACCCTGGTCGCAGCTCATGGACGAACGGTGGCCGACACGCTCGAAGCATTGTCCGAAGCCCTGGCCGACAGGACCGGAAATGTCAGCGGTCACCTGCGGGTCGCGGCCCCACATGGGTTCGGTAGGCTCCACGTAGCGCCAGTGGTGCAGGACTTCATTCGCAGGCACGAGAACGTGACGGTCTCGCTGGAGTTATCCGACCATCCTGGCGCCCGGCAAATCGAAACCTGCGATGTGGTGATTCATATCGGCCCACCCGGGCCACCCGGCCAGGTCATGATCACGCTGGCGTCGAATCGGCGCATCCTTTGCGCGAGCCCTGAATACCTCGCACAGTCAGGCCCTATCGAAACGCCCGCGGATCTCGCCAGGCAGCGCTGCCTGGTGGTGCGTGAGAACGATGAAGATGTAACGCTCTGGCGGTTCCGCGCCCCGGGCCGCAGCCCCGCGACGGTGCGCATTCATCCGGTGATGTGGAGCAATGACGGTGCCGTTGTTCGAGACTGGGCATTGGCCGGCATGGGCATCGCCATTCGCTCGGAATGGAACGTTGCCAGCGACCTGCAGCAGGGCCGACTGTGTACCGTGCTACCAGAATGGCAAGCACCGGCAGCCGATGTGGTTGCAATGCTCGGGTCACGGCACGGTCGCAGCGCACGCACGACCGCGTTTCTGTCGTTGCTCCAGTTGTCGCTCAATCCAGTACCTTGGCGACAACATCGGTAG
- a CDS encoding FAD-binding oxidoreductase yields the protein MKMKPYWLDTAPKFASGEREAPRGEVDVAVVGAGFTGLSAAIALAKKGASVAVFEAGLVANAASGRNGGMCNNGFAQDYYALSTAIGRERANMLYHAFDAGVSKVESLIAEEGIECDFKRVGKLKLAAKPEHYDKLARSQALMAKECDPDTHMLTREQLSSEIGSDRYFGGLVFSKSAGMHVGRYGQGLAEAAVRHGVRIYENAPVLGLSRQTGTVHQVKTPRGEVRARQVLLATGTSAVGPLAWFRRRIVPVGAFIIVTEPLSVEMLDRLVPRRRMTTDTKNFVNYFRVTPDNRLLFGGRARFAASNPTSDMKSGVILQKSLIEVFPQLSGTRIDYCWGGMVDMTRNRLPHAGEHNGLFYSMGYSGHGTHMATYMGAIMAEVLDGRADLNPWRDFTWPAIPGHFGTPWFLPLVGAYYRFQDLVR from the coding sequence ATGAAGATGAAGCCTTATTGGCTTGATACCGCCCCCAAGTTTGCATCTGGCGAACGTGAAGCGCCGCGTGGCGAGGTTGATGTGGCGGTGGTCGGTGCCGGCTTTACCGGTTTGTCTGCGGCAATAGCCTTGGCTAAAAAGGGCGCGAGCGTTGCCGTATTCGAGGCCGGTCTTGTCGCTAATGCAGCCTCCGGTCGCAACGGCGGGATGTGCAACAACGGTTTTGCCCAAGACTATTATGCTTTGTCGACTGCTATCGGTCGGGAACGGGCCAACATGCTTTATCACGCGTTCGACGCAGGCGTCAGCAAAGTGGAGTCGCTGATCGCGGAGGAGGGCATCGAGTGTGATTTCAAGCGTGTCGGCAAACTCAAGCTCGCGGCCAAGCCTGAACACTACGACAAACTGGCCCGATCACAGGCACTCATGGCGAAGGAATGTGATCCTGACACCCACATGCTGACTCGTGAGCAGTTGAGCAGCGAGATCGGTTCAGACCGATATTTCGGCGGCCTGGTCTTCAGCAAAAGTGCCGGGATGCATGTCGGCCGTTATGGCCAAGGCTTGGCAGAGGCTGCGGTCCGGCATGGCGTACGCATCTATGAAAACGCCCCCGTCCTAGGCCTCTCGCGCCAGACAGGCACGGTGCACCAGGTCAAGACACCCCGTGGCGAAGTGCGTGCCCGCCAGGTGCTGTTGGCCACCGGCACATCCGCAGTGGGGCCGTTGGCATGGTTCCGCCGACGCATCGTGCCGGTGGGCGCCTTTATCATCGTCACAGAGCCATTGTCAGTCGAGATGCTTGATCGCCTGGTCCCGCGTCGACGCATGACTACCGATACGAAAAACTTCGTCAACTACTTTCGAGTCACGCCGGACAACCGTTTACTGTTCGGCGGGCGTGCGCGCTTCGCGGCCTCCAACCCCACATCGGACATGAAGAGTGGCGTCATCCTGCAGAAATCGCTGATCGAGGTCTTCCCGCAACTGAGCGGTACGCGCATCGATTATTGCTGGGGTGGCATGGTCGATATGACCCGTAATCGCCTGCCCCATGCCGGTGAGCACAACGGGCTGTTCTACTCGATGGGTTACAGCGGCCACGGAACGCATATGGCGACTTATATGGGCGCAATCATGGCCGAGGTACTCGATGGTCGTGCAGACCTCAACCCTTGGCGAGATTTCACTTGGCCTGCCATCCCGGGGCATTTTGGAACGCCGTGGTTTCTTCCGTTGGTGGGCGCTTATTACCGATTCCAGGACCTGGTGCGTTAA
- a CDS encoding GNAT family N-acetyltransferase, which translates to MSKFSDQNASPVVQSPLGLPAQAATGALRLTRLRTDHLPLAVGLSRALGWPYREEDWRFAFDLGAGFAVEAESRLVATGLWWPQGVTHASVGMIIVDPQMQGRGIGRALMDALLQQAGERTVLLNSTQEGLALYTQLGFVAHSQINQHQALLEPEPHRSPRSQDVRLLQAADEKPLRQLDLDATARDRTALLDALLESANVMVVDCGAGVSAYACVREFGHGVVIGPVIAKGPHAMTDAMSLIAALADNHRGRFVRIDVTEESGLSQWLTELGLPCVGHARPMVRGLQPRAGTDARLFALSNQSIG; encoded by the coding sequence ATGTCGAAGTTCTCCGATCAAAACGCCAGTCCAGTGGTCCAGTCGCCGCTTGGTTTGCCTGCGCAAGCAGCCACCGGAGCGCTGCGCCTTACGCGGCTACGTACCGATCACTTACCGCTCGCCGTAGGCCTTTCGCGTGCATTGGGCTGGCCGTACCGGGAAGAAGACTGGCGCTTCGCATTCGACCTGGGGGCCGGATTCGCGGTGGAAGCTGAAAGTCGTCTGGTGGCCACGGGATTGTGGTGGCCGCAGGGCGTGACCCACGCTTCGGTGGGCATGATTATCGTCGACCCGCAAATGCAGGGTAGGGGTATCGGTCGAGCATTGATGGATGCGTTGTTGCAGCAGGCGGGTGAGCGAACGGTGCTCCTCAATTCCACCCAAGAGGGGCTTGCGCTCTATACGCAGCTGGGATTCGTTGCCCATAGCCAGATTAATCAACATCAGGCGCTGCTGGAACCTGAACCGCACCGTTCGCCTCGTTCCCAAGACGTTCGCCTATTACAGGCCGCAGACGAGAAGCCGCTGCGACAGTTGGATCTGGATGCCACCGCAAGGGATCGGACCGCGCTGCTGGATGCGTTGTTGGAGAGCGCAAACGTCATGGTTGTCGATTGCGGGGCAGGTGTGTCGGCTTACGCATGCGTGCGGGAGTTCGGGCATGGCGTGGTCATCGGCCCGGTCATTGCCAAAGGCCCGCATGCTATGACGGATGCCATGTCCCTTATCGCCGCACTCGCTGACAACCATCGAGGTCGATTCGTGCGCATAGACGTCACCGAAGAAAGCGGCCTATCGCAATGGCTAACCGAGTTGGGTTTGCCCTGCGTTGGCCATGCACGGCCCATGGTTCGCGGTCTTCAGCCGCGCGCTGGAACTGACGCGCGTCTATTTGCCCTTTCAAACCAGTCGATCGGTTGA